From Deltaproteobacteria bacterium, one genomic window encodes:
- a CDS encoding molybdopterin molybdotransferase MoeA, producing MAVTYEEALASVLPIARVQEAHTVSLADAPGEILARDVLADRNIPPFPRAAMDGYAVLWTGKEVERPYQVAGTVNPGSTWNGDASDSDCIKIMTGAMVPPPFDTVVQVELSMVDPGGNVRFTGSVKRGENIAKEGEDVRKGSLLIPAGTLVSPHHVATLSSVGKWEIPVYKRPSVSVLATGSELLEPWESAQGPMIRNSNSHFLLAALKELGFSEVRYLGIVPDDRDRIVSKIHEGLECDFLILSGGVSVGDVDIVPDCLNDCGVRKILHKVAVKPGKPIFAGESPRGGIVIGLPGNPVAVMVHFHMFIRPLLLKATGAAEYLPKPIHLPLAEDAV from the coding sequence ACGCGCCGGGGGAGATCCTTGCCCGGGACGTCCTGGCGGACCGGAACATCCCCCCCTTTCCCCGCGCGGCGATGGACGGATACGCGGTCCTCTGGACGGGGAAAGAGGTCGAAAGACCGTACCAGGTCGCCGGAACGGTCAACCCGGGCAGCACATGGAACGGGGACGCGTCCGATTCGGACTGTATCAAGATAATGACCGGAGCCATGGTCCCGCCGCCGTTCGATACGGTCGTCCAGGTGGAGCTCAGCATGGTCGACCCCGGCGGGAACGTCCGGTTCACCGGTTCCGTCAAGAGAGGGGAGAATATCGCCAAGGAGGGGGAGGACGTCCGGAAAGGCTCCCTGCTTATTCCTGCGGGGACGCTCGTTTCCCCTCATCACGTCGCCACCCTTTCGTCGGTGGGAAAATGGGAGATCCCGGTTTACAAACGCCCTTCCGTATCGGTCCTCGCCACCGGCAGCGAGCTGCTCGAACCCTGGGAAAGCGCCCAGGGACCCATGATCCGCAACAGCAACTCCCATTTCCTTCTCGCCGCCTTGAAGGAGCTCGGCTTTTCGGAGGTCCGTTACTTGGGAATCGTCCCGGACGACCGGGATCGGATCGTCTCGAAGATCCACGAAGGGCTCGAGTGCGACTTTCTCATCCTCTCGGGAGGCGTTTCCGTCGGAGACGTGGACATCGTCCCGGATTGCCTGAACGACTGCGGCGTCCGGAAGATCCTGCACAAGGTCGCCGTCAAGCCCGGCAAACCCATCTTCGCGGGAGAATCTCCGCGCGGGGGAATCGTCATCGGCTTGCCCGGAAATCCCGTCGCGGTCATGGTGCATTTCCATATGTTCATCCGGCCGCTGCTTCTGAAAGCCACCGGAGCGGCGGAATACCTCCCGAAACCGATCCATCTGCCGCTTGCAGAGGACGCCGTC